The window AGGCGACCAATCGGGCCAACCTGCAGATTCGCGGGATCGGTAGCGAACAGACAGCACTGATCGACAGCCTGCTCGCCGCTGGATTGGGTCCGCGTACCGCGGCGGGCGACGATGTACGCAATCTGATGCTCAGCCCGAGCGCCGGGATTGATCGGCGCATGCTCTTTGATACGCGTCCGCTGGCGGAACAGATCCTTGTCACCCTGCAAAGCCACGAACGTTTCCACGAGCTCAGCGCCAAGTTTGCGGTGCAACTCGATGGCGGCGAGGCGTTGGCGATGCTCGAACACCCGCATGATCTGTGGTTGTCTGCGGTTGAGCGAGAGGGTGAGTGGTTGCTGGTGTTCGGTTTCGCGGGTTGCCCCACGGACAAACCCGCAGGCTCGGTGCCACTTGAGCAGGGGCATGCGCTGGTCGTTGCGGTGCTGGAGTTGTTTCTTGAACTGGCGCGTCCTGATCAAACGCGGATGCGTCATTTGCTGGCCGACTACCCGTTAGCAGAGTTCCTTGCTCACTTGGCCGAACGAGTGCCCTTGAAGTCGATCACCGATTGGCGGCGTTCGTTGAGCCCGGATGCTCTGCACATTGGCACTCATCTGCAACGTGAAGCGGAGCATGTCTACATCGGTGCCGTACCGCCTTTGGGGCGGCTCGATCCCGTCATGCTCAGGGGCGCGGCGCAATTGGCGCACGAGTTCGGCGACGCGAGCCTGCGTTTGACCCCATGGCAAAGCCTGTTGCTGCCCAATGTTCGAAAAGAACACGCGCCCGAAGTCATT of the Pseudomonas frederiksbergensis genome contains:
- the cobG gene encoding precorrin-3B synthase: MSTALRPSACPGLLRIVPALDGGICRIKLNGGSISAAQAEAVASAAERFAGGVIEATNRANLQIRGIGSEQTALIDSLLAAGLGPRTAAGDDVRNLMLSPSAGIDRRMLFDTRPLAEQILVTLQSHERFHELSAKFAVQLDGGEALAMLEHPHDLWLSAVEREGEWLLVFGFAGCPTDKPAGSVPLEQGHALVVAVLELFLELARPDQTRMRHLLADYPLAEFLAHLAERVPLKSITDWRRSLSPDALHIGTHLQREAEHVYIGAVPPLGRLDPVMLRGAAQLAHEFGDASLRLTPWQSLLLPNVRKEHAPEVIRRLEQLGLLCDADQPLSRLIACTGSAGCGKGLADTKGDARQLAALLQRHGQTLNVHLSGCQRSCAAAHIAPVTLLAVSPGHYDLYFRDAALPGFGALHARNLTIEAVAALLDDRSRSPLDA